From Cellulosimicrobium cellulans, the proteins below share one genomic window:
- a CDS encoding sensor histidine kinase → MQAESLIEGATVLAAGVVGVVVGVIAAIAFRVSERQQRAARAEPAPELDEGLVRVLAVLRSAAVVLDEEAEVVRASPPAYALGVVRGDAIAHAAIRDMIDDVRRDGVIRDEELELPRGPVGRGTVMLQVRVAQVGPHHVLVLAEDRTEARRVEAIRRDFVVNVSHELKTPVGALALLAETVQDAADDPVAVRRFSARMQSEATRLSALVQEIIELSRLQVAGALQEVTVVPVRGVVEEAVDRARTTAQGKGITLTTGGELDAAVYGDHNLLVTAVRNLLDNAVAYSGENTRVGVGVSLADDLVEIAVVDQGIGISADEQARVFERFYRVDPARSRDTGGTGLGLSIVKHVAADHGGEVTMWSEPGRGSTFTLRIPAADVPTGQAHAAPSGTTHDAAGDEGTAGTDPGTVQHDGRRAAQASARDEDVQNKEVGA, encoded by the coding sequence GTGCAAGCCGAGAGTCTCATCGAGGGCGCGACCGTGCTGGCCGCCGGCGTCGTGGGCGTCGTCGTCGGCGTGATCGCGGCCATCGCGTTCCGCGTGAGCGAGCGTCAGCAGCGTGCCGCGCGGGCGGAGCCGGCGCCCGAGCTCGACGAAGGTCTGGTCCGGGTGCTCGCCGTGCTGCGCTCCGCCGCGGTCGTGCTCGACGAGGAGGCCGAGGTCGTGCGCGCCAGCCCGCCTGCGTACGCGCTCGGCGTGGTCCGTGGCGACGCGATCGCGCACGCGGCGATCCGCGACATGATCGACGACGTGCGCCGGGATGGCGTGATCCGTGACGAGGAGCTCGAGCTCCCGCGGGGTCCGGTCGGCCGGGGCACGGTCATGCTCCAGGTCCGGGTCGCCCAGGTGGGCCCGCACCACGTGCTCGTGCTCGCGGAGGACCGGACGGAGGCGCGCCGCGTCGAGGCGATCCGGCGCGACTTCGTCGTGAACGTGTCCCACGAGCTGAAGACGCCGGTCGGGGCGCTCGCGCTGCTTGCCGAGACCGTGCAGGACGCGGCCGACGACCCGGTGGCCGTGCGGCGGTTCTCCGCGCGCATGCAGTCGGAGGCGACGCGCCTGTCCGCGCTCGTGCAGGAGATCATCGAGCTCTCGCGGCTCCAGGTCGCGGGCGCGCTCCAGGAGGTCACGGTGGTCCCGGTGCGGGGCGTGGTCGAGGAGGCGGTGGACCGCGCGCGCACGACGGCGCAGGGCAAGGGCATCACGCTCACGACCGGGGGAGAGCTCGACGCCGCCGTGTACGGGGACCACAACCTGCTCGTCACCGCGGTGCGCAACCTCCTCGACAACGCGGTCGCCTACTCGGGCGAGAACACGCGCGTCGGGGTCGGTGTCTCGCTCGCGGACGACCTGGTCGAGATCGCGGTCGTCGACCAGGGCATCGGGATCTCGGCCGACGAGCAGGCTCGCGTGTTCGAGCGGTTCTACCGGGTGGACCCCGCGCGCTCGCGCGACACCGGCGGGACGGGCCTCGGCCTGAGCATCGTCAAGCACGTCGCGGCCGACCACGGTGGCGAGGTCACCATGTGGTCCGAGCCGGGACGCGGCTCGACCTTCACGCTCCGGATCCCCGCGGCGGACGTGCCGACCGGGCAGGCGCACGCCGCGCCGTCGGGCACGACCCACGACGCGGCGGGGGACGAGGGCACGGCCGGGACGGACCCCGGCACCGTGCAGCACGACGGGCGGCGGGCCGCGCAGGCTTCCGCGCGGGACGAGGACGTACAGAACAAGGAGGTAGGCGCGTGA
- a CDS encoding nitroreductase family deazaflavin-dependent oxidoreductase has protein sequence MPIDGEYAPSPSAWSRKQAESYESSGGTRSTTLNGMPVVVLTTLGRRSGKVRKTPLMRVEHDGAYAVVASLGGAPQHPVWYHNVLAHPQVELQDEAERHDYVAREVHGEEKALWWERAVAAYPPYADYQQKTSREIPVLVLERSAPDA, from the coding sequence ATGCCGATCGACGGAGAGTACGCCCCCAGCCCGAGCGCCTGGTCCCGCAAGCAGGCCGAGTCCTACGAGTCGTCCGGAGGGACGCGCAGCACGACCCTGAACGGGATGCCGGTGGTCGTGCTCACCACCCTCGGGCGCCGCAGCGGGAAGGTCCGCAAGACGCCGCTCATGCGGGTCGAGCACGACGGCGCGTACGCCGTCGTGGCGTCGCTCGGCGGCGCGCCGCAGCACCCGGTCTGGTACCACAACGTCCTCGCGCACCCGCAGGTCGAGCTCCAGGACGAGGCCGAGCGCCACGACTACGTGGCGCGCGAGGTCCACGGCGAGGAGAAGGCGCTCTGGTGGGAGCGCGCCGTCGCCGCCTACCCGCCGTACGCGGACTACCAGCAGAAGACGTCGCGCGAGATCCCCGTCCTGGTCCTGGAGCGCTCCGCGCCGGACGCCTGA
- the ispD gene encoding 2-C-methyl-D-erythritol 4-phosphate cytidylyltransferase: MPTLAVLTAAGSGSRLGLDLPKALVELDGLPLVVQAARRLCASGAVDAIVVTAPPGLREHVAALLRDDPAVDRPVRVVEGAGTRQASVAAGLRAGLVEGRDGEPVDVVLVHDAARPLAPPALVRRVVDAVRAGHGAVVPGLPVTDTIKRVTPARAGDPSRAEPVAETVDRAALRAVQTPQGFDRSLLVRAHQAAAHRADDEASAATDDAGLVEALGLPVHVVPGDAAAAKITTAHDLRVAALTLREDR, translated from the coding sequence GTGCCGACTCTTGCCGTCCTCACCGCCGCGGGCTCCGGGTCCCGTCTCGGGCTCGACCTGCCCAAGGCGCTCGTCGAGCTCGACGGCCTGCCGCTGGTCGTGCAGGCAGCACGACGTCTGTGCGCGTCCGGCGCGGTCGACGCGATCGTCGTCACGGCGCCGCCCGGCCTGCGGGAGCACGTCGCGGCGCTGCTCCGGGACGATCCTGCTGTGGACCGTCCCGTGCGCGTCGTCGAGGGCGCAGGGACGCGTCAGGCGTCCGTGGCGGCCGGGCTGCGCGCCGGGCTGGTCGAGGGGCGCGACGGAGAGCCGGTCGACGTCGTGCTCGTACACGACGCGGCGCGACCGCTCGCCCCACCCGCGCTGGTCCGCCGCGTCGTCGACGCGGTGCGAGCGGGTCACGGCGCCGTCGTGCCGGGCCTGCCCGTCACGGACACGATCAAGCGCGTGACGCCCGCGCGCGCGGGCGACCCGTCCCGCGCCGAGCCCGTGGCCGAGACGGTGGACCGGGCGGCCCTGCGCGCGGTGCAGACCCCGCAGGGGTTCGACCGGTCGCTCCTCGTCCGGGCGCACCAGGCGGCGGCCCATCGCGCCGACGACGAGGCGTCCGCCGCGACCGACGACGCCGGGCTCGTCGAGGCCCTGGGCCTTCCCGTGCACGTCGTGCCGGGGGACGCCGCGGCGGCCAAGATCACCACCGCACACGACCTGCGCGTCGCGGCGCTGACCCTCCGGGAGGACAGATGA
- a CDS encoding septum formation family protein: MTLSRTTRRPLLLVVSAVALALTASGCGAILDEITGPSEAQRDEPGGEVTEASDADVFSIQVGDCIVTSKLPDGENVESVPVVPCSEPHDAEVYAETELPEGDYPGDEALQASAEDFCLGEFESFVGLSYDESAYYFWPFTPREDGWNTMDDRVVQCVLDTDGTDVTGTLQGSAS, encoded by the coding sequence GTGACCCTGTCCCGTACCACCCGTCGGCCGCTCCTCCTCGTCGTGAGCGCCGTCGCCCTCGCCCTGACCGCGTCGGGCTGCGGCGCGATCCTCGACGAGATCACAGGGCCGTCCGAGGCCCAGCGCGACGAGCCCGGCGGCGAGGTGACCGAGGCGTCGGACGCCGACGTCTTCTCGATCCAGGTCGGCGACTGCATCGTCACCTCGAAGCTGCCCGACGGCGAGAACGTCGAGTCCGTGCCCGTCGTCCCGTGCTCCGAGCCGCACGACGCCGAGGTGTACGCCGAGACCGAGCTGCCCGAGGGCGACTACCCCGGCGACGAGGCCCTCCAGGCGAGCGCCGAGGACTTCTGCCTCGGCGAGTTCGAGAGCTTCGTCGGGCTGTCCTACGACGAGTCCGCCTACTACTTCTGGCCCTTCACCCCGCGCGAGGACGGCTGGAACACGATGGACGACCGCGTGGTCCAGTGCGTCCTCGACACCGACGGGACCGACGTCACGGGCACGCTCCAGGGCTCGGCGTCCTGA
- the pstS gene encoding phosphate ABC transporter substrate-binding protein PstS yields MKLSRFSRAGSAVAIGALALTLAACGSDDPVGSADGATDGSSEGSSETASDLSGELNGAGASSQESAMEAWRAGFQSANPDVTVNYDPVGSGGGRTQFLEGGVAFAGSDAVLKEEEITQSQAVCGPDGAIDLPVYVSPIAIIYNLPDVAELNLAPATIAGIFNGTITQWNAPEIAADNPDATLPDVAITPVHRSDESGTTENFTEYLAATAGDAWGHEPSGDWPTQGGESAQGTSGVVQTVQGGEGTIGYADASKAGDLGTAKIKVGEEWVAYSPEAAAKVVDASPRVEGRHDHDIAVELDRTTTEAGAYPLVLVSYAVACLNYEDEATGDLVKAFLTYISSEEGQSASASAAGNAPISEDLRTDVHAAIEAITVGAAG; encoded by the coding sequence GTGAAGCTCAGCCGATTCTCCCGTGCTGGATCCGCCGTCGCGATCGGTGCGCTCGCGCTGACCCTCGCCGCCTGCGGGTCCGACGACCCCGTCGGCAGCGCCGACGGCGCCACCGACGGTTCCTCCGAGGGCTCGTCCGAGACCGCGAGCGACCTCAGCGGTGAGCTCAACGGTGCGGGCGCCAGCTCGCAGGAGTCCGCCATGGAGGCGTGGCGCGCCGGGTTCCAGAGCGCGAACCCCGACGTCACCGTGAACTACGACCCGGTCGGGTCCGGCGGTGGCCGCACCCAGTTCCTCGAGGGCGGCGTCGCGTTCGCCGGCTCCGACGCGGTGCTCAAGGAGGAGGAGATCACGCAGTCGCAGGCCGTGTGCGGCCCCGACGGCGCGATCGACCTCCCGGTCTACGTCAGCCCGATCGCCATCATCTACAACCTGCCGGACGTCGCGGAGCTCAACCTCGCGCCGGCCACGATCGCGGGCATCTTCAACGGCACCATCACGCAGTGGAACGCCCCGGAGATCGCCGCCGACAACCCCGACGCGACGCTCCCGGACGTCGCGATCACGCCGGTCCACCGCTCCGACGAGTCGGGCACGACCGAGAACTTCACCGAGTACCTCGCCGCGACGGCGGGCGACGCGTGGGGCCACGAGCCGAGCGGCGACTGGCCGACGCAGGGCGGGGAGTCCGCGCAGGGCACCTCCGGCGTCGTGCAGACGGTCCAGGGCGGCGAGGGCACGATCGGCTACGCCGACGCCTCGAAGGCCGGCGACCTCGGCACCGCGAAGATCAAGGTCGGCGAGGAGTGGGTCGCGTACTCGCCCGAGGCCGCGGCCAAGGTCGTCGACGCGTCGCCGCGCGTCGAGGGCCGCCACGACCACGACATCGCGGTCGAGCTCGACCGCACGACGACCGAGGCCGGCGCCTACCCGCTGGTGCTCGTCTCCTACGCGGTCGCGTGCCTGAACTACGAGGACGAGGCGACGGGCGACCTCGTCAAGGCGTTCCTCACGTACATCTCGAGCGAGGAGGGCCAGTCGGCCTCCGCGTCGGCCGCGGGCAACGCGCCGATCTCGGAGGACCTGCGCACGGACGTCCACGCGGCGATCGAGGCCATCACGGTCGGCGCCGCCGGCTGA
- a CDS encoding phosphoglyceromutase, whose amino-acid sequence MTYTLVLLRHGESEWNAKNLFTGWVDVALSEKGTEEAKRGGQLLTEAGVLPDVVHTSLLRRAITTANLSLDAADRHWIPVKRSWRLNERHYGALQGKNKKQTLDEFGEEQFMLWRRSYDVPPPEIELGSEFSQDADPRYADAPVVRTECLKDVLERALPYWDGEVVPDLKAGKTVLVAAHGNSLRAIVKHLDGISDEDIAALNIPTGIPLLYELDEDLKPITKGGRYLDPEAAAEAAAAVANQGR is encoded by the coding sequence ATGACCTACACCCTCGTGCTGCTCCGCCACGGCGAGAGCGAATGGAACGCCAAGAACCTGTTCACCGGCTGGGTGGACGTCGCCCTGTCGGAGAAGGGGACCGAGGAGGCGAAGCGCGGCGGTCAGCTCCTCACCGAGGCCGGCGTCCTGCCCGACGTCGTGCACACCTCGCTCCTGCGTCGGGCCATCACGACGGCGAACCTGTCGCTCGACGCCGCGGACCGTCACTGGATCCCCGTGAAGCGGTCGTGGCGCCTCAACGAGCGCCACTACGGCGCGCTGCAGGGCAAGAACAAGAAGCAGACGCTCGACGAGTTCGGCGAGGAGCAGTTCATGCTCTGGCGCCGCTCGTACGATGTCCCGCCGCCGGAGATCGAGCTCGGCTCCGAGTTCTCCCAGGACGCGGACCCGCGCTACGCCGACGCCCCCGTCGTGCGCACCGAGTGCCTCAAGGACGTGCTCGAGCGCGCGCTGCCGTACTGGGACGGCGAGGTCGTCCCGGACCTGAAGGCGGGCAAGACCGTCCTCGTCGCGGCGCACGGCAACTCGCTGCGCGCGATCGTCAAGCACCTCGACGGCATCTCCGACGAGGACATCGCCGCGCTCAACATCCCGACCGGCATCCCGCTGCTCTACGAGCTCGACGAGGACCTGAAGCCGATCACCAAGGGCGGCCGCTACCTCGACCCCGAGGCCGCCGCCGAGGCCGCCGCCGCGGTCGCCAACCAGGGCCGCTGA
- a CDS encoding response regulator transcription factor, with the protein MTRILVVEDEESYRDPLTYQLRREGFDVVEAATGTEALERFDADGADLVLLDLMLPGLSGTEVCRELRQRGDVPVIMLTAKDSEIDKVVGLELGADDYVTKPYSFRELLARVRAVLRRKGGENGGEVVAESALEVGPVRMDVERHTVSVDGQVVPFPLKEFELLELLLRNAGRVLTRGQLIDRVWGTDYVGDTKTLDVHVKRIRSKIEPEPASPRYLLTVRGLGYKIADGVGQA; encoded by the coding sequence GTGACGCGCATCCTGGTGGTGGAGGACGAGGAGTCGTACCGCGACCCGCTGACGTACCAGCTGCGACGCGAGGGCTTCGACGTCGTCGAGGCGGCGACGGGCACCGAGGCGCTGGAGCGGTTCGACGCGGACGGGGCGGACCTGGTCCTGCTCGACCTCATGCTCCCCGGGCTCAGCGGCACCGAGGTGTGCCGCGAGCTGCGGCAGCGCGGCGACGTGCCCGTCATCATGCTCACGGCGAAGGACTCGGAGATCGACAAGGTCGTGGGCCTCGAGCTGGGCGCCGACGACTACGTGACGAAGCCCTACTCGTTCCGCGAGCTGCTCGCGCGCGTGCGCGCCGTGCTGCGCCGCAAGGGCGGCGAGAACGGGGGCGAGGTCGTCGCGGAGAGCGCGCTGGAGGTCGGTCCGGTGCGCATGGACGTCGAGCGGCACACGGTGAGCGTCGACGGCCAGGTCGTGCCGTTCCCGCTCAAGGAGTTCGAGCTCCTCGAGCTGCTCCTGCGCAACGCCGGGCGCGTGCTCACGCGCGGGCAGCTCATCGACCGGGTCTGGGGCACGGACTACGTGGGCGACACCAAGACGCTCGACGTCCACGTGAAGCGCATCCGGTCGAAGATCGAGCCCGAGCCCGCGAGCCCGCGCTACCTCCTCACGGTCCGTGGTCTCGGCTACAAGATCGCGGACGGCGTCGGCCAGGCCTGA
- the pstC gene encoding phosphate ABC transporter permease subunit PstC — MTTTAPPTTPGPAPSPTPRAGAPRRRARNTDRGVNRAFRWTATGAGGLILAVLAAVAIFLVLRAWPALTAGGDVLGEEVSWFPEGASLLSFVGPLIFGTLLAAALSLLLAMPVAMGIALFISHYAPRRLASTLGYVVDLLAAIPSVVYGLWGSLVLPPIVVPVWSWLADTLGWFPLFAGPASPTGRVLLTVALVLAVMILPIITAVSREVFLQTPKLHEEAALALGATRWEMIRTAVIPFGRSGVISAAMLGLGRALGETMAVLMILSPGLLYSFKILQAGQQQTIAANIAADFPEANPLGVSTLIATGLALFVITLLVNMGARAIVARRKDFSGAN, encoded by the coding sequence GTGACCACCACAGCCCCACCCACGACGCCGGGCCCCGCGCCGAGCCCGACGCCTCGCGCGGGCGCCCCGCGCCGCCGGGCCCGGAACACCGACCGCGGCGTCAACCGCGCGTTCCGCTGGACCGCGACGGGCGCCGGAGGTCTCATCCTCGCCGTCCTCGCCGCGGTCGCGATCTTCCTCGTGCTGCGCGCGTGGCCTGCGCTCACCGCGGGCGGGGACGTCCTCGGCGAGGAGGTGTCCTGGTTCCCGGAGGGTGCGTCGCTCCTGTCCTTCGTGGGTCCGCTGATCTTCGGCACGCTGCTCGCGGCGGCGCTCTCGCTCCTCCTCGCGATGCCGGTCGCGATGGGCATCGCGCTCTTCATCTCGCACTACGCGCCGCGCCGGCTCGCGTCGACCCTGGGGTACGTCGTCGACCTCCTCGCGGCGATCCCCAGCGTCGTGTACGGACTGTGGGGCTCGCTCGTGCTCCCGCCGATCGTGGTGCCGGTGTGGTCGTGGCTCGCCGACACGCTGGGGTGGTTCCCGCTCTTCGCCGGTCCGGCGTCGCCGACCGGCCGCGTCCTGCTCACCGTCGCGCTCGTGCTCGCCGTGATGATCCTGCCGATCATCACCGCCGTGAGCCGCGAGGTGTTCCTCCAGACGCCGAAGCTCCACGAGGAGGCGGCGCTCGCGCTCGGCGCGACGCGCTGGGAGATGATCCGCACGGCCGTGATCCCGTTCGGCCGGTCGGGCGTCATCTCGGCCGCGATGCTCGGCCTCGGCCGCGCTCTCGGCGAGACGATGGCCGTGCTGATGATCCTCTCGCCGGGGCTCCTCTACTCGTTCAAGATCCTGCAGGCCGGCCAGCAGCAGACCATCGCCGCGAACATCGCGGCCGACTTCCCCGAAGCCAACCCGCTCGGGGTGAGCACCCTCATCGCGACGGGTCTCGCGCTGTTCGTCATCACCCTGCTCGTCAACATGGGCGCCCGCGCGATCGTCGCGCGGCGCAAGGACTTCTCGGGAGCCAACTGA
- a CDS encoding CarD family transcriptional regulator, translating to MTFTVGETVVYPHHGAALIEEIKTRTIRGEDKIYLKLKVAQGDLTIEVPAENVDLVGVRDVVGQEGLDRVFEVLRAPYTEEPTNWSRRYKANLEKLASGDVIKVAEVVRDLSRRDADRGLSAGEKRMLSKARQILVSELALAEHTEEEKAEAILDEVLAS from the coding sequence ATGACGTTCACAGTAGGCGAGACCGTTGTCTACCCGCACCACGGAGCCGCACTGATCGAGGAGATCAAGACGCGCACCATCCGCGGAGAGGACAAGATCTACCTCAAGCTCAAGGTCGCGCAGGGCGATCTGACCATCGAAGTCCCAGCCGAGAACGTCGACCTCGTCGGCGTGCGTGACGTCGTCGGCCAGGAGGGTCTCGACCGCGTTTTCGAGGTGCTGCGTGCACCCTACACCGAGGAGCCGACCAACTGGTCGCGTCGGTACAAGGCGAACCTCGAGAAGCTGGCGTCGGGCGACGTGATCAAGGTCGCGGAGGTCGTGCGCGACCTGTCGCGCCGGGACGCCGACCGTGGCCTCTCCGCCGGCGAGAAGCGCATGCTCTCGAAGGCGCGCCAGATCCTCGTCTCGGAGCTCGCGCTGGCCGAGCACACCGAGGAGGAGAAGGCCGAGGCCATCCTCGACGAGGTGCTGGCCTCCTGA
- the ispF gene encoding 2-C-methyl-D-erythritol 2,4-cyclodiphosphate synthase: MTTPAEHAEGTPRRPLVHPLPRTGVGVDVHAFAPEGEERELWLGGLLWPGERGLAGHSDADVAAHAAADALFSATGLGDLGSNFGTSAPEWAGASGSRLLAEAARRVRAAGFEIGNVAVQVIGNRPRLGPRRAEAEAALGAAAGAPVTLTATTTDGLGLTGRGEGVAAVATALVVAVGTPA; encoded by the coding sequence ATGACGACCCCCGCCGAGCACGCCGAGGGCACGCCGCGGCGACCCCTCGTGCACCCGCTCCCGCGCACCGGCGTCGGCGTCGACGTGCACGCGTTCGCCCCCGAGGGCGAGGAGCGGGAGCTGTGGCTCGGCGGGCTGCTCTGGCCGGGTGAGCGCGGCCTCGCCGGGCACTCCGACGCGGACGTCGCCGCGCACGCCGCCGCGGACGCGCTGTTCTCGGCGACCGGGCTCGGTGACCTGGGGTCGAACTTCGGCACGAGCGCGCCCGAGTGGGCGGGGGCGAGCGGGTCGCGCCTGCTCGCCGAGGCGGCGCGCCGGGTGCGGGCCGCCGGGTTCGAGATCGGGAACGTGGCCGTCCAGGTCATCGGCAACCGCCCGCGTCTCGGGCCCCGCCGCGCCGAGGCGGAGGCGGCCCTCGGGGCCGCCGCGGGGGCCCCGGTGACGCTCACGGCCACGACGACCGACGGTCTCGGCCTCACGGGCCGCGGGGAGGGCGTCGCGGCCGTCGCGACGGCGCTCGTCGTCGCCGTCGGGACGCCCGCGTGA
- the phoU gene encoding phosphate signaling complex protein PhoU produces the protein MREIFEAELKQVGDDLAEMSRLVESAVNRAGQALLTADLQLAQSVIGDDHTIDALERELDERCVLLLAQQQPVATDLRVVVSALRMSATLERMGDLARHIAQVARGRYPARAIEPSLHRTFEQMHDAAVRVARRTTTLLTTRDLTVAANIERDDDLLDKLHQDTFTALLDGTWTGTPQETVDVTLVGRYYERFGDHGVSIAKRVTYLVTGDFADDRGTPAGSARATA, from the coding sequence ATGCGGGAGATCTTCGAGGCCGAGCTGAAGCAGGTCGGCGACGACCTGGCCGAGATGAGCCGGCTGGTGGAGTCGGCCGTCAACCGCGCGGGACAGGCGCTCCTCACGGCGGACCTGCAGCTCGCGCAGTCGGTCATCGGCGACGATCACACGATCGACGCCCTCGAGCGCGAGCTCGACGAGCGCTGCGTGCTCCTCCTCGCGCAGCAGCAGCCCGTCGCGACCGACCTGCGGGTCGTGGTGAGCGCGCTGCGCATGAGCGCCACCCTGGAGCGCATGGGCGACCTGGCGCGCCACATCGCGCAGGTCGCGCGCGGCCGGTACCCGGCCCGGGCGATCGAGCCGTCGCTGCACCGCACGTTCGAGCAGATGCACGACGCCGCCGTGCGTGTGGCCCGCCGCACGACGACGCTCCTCACGACGCGCGACCTCACCGTCGCCGCGAACATCGAGCGCGACGACGACCTGCTCGACAAGCTCCACCAGGACACCTTCACCGCGCTGCTCGACGGCACGTGGACCGGCACCCCCCAGGAGACGGTCGACGTCACCCTCGTGGGCCGCTACTACGAGCGCTTCGGCGACCACGGCGTCTCCATCGCCAAGCGCGTGACGTACCTCGTGACCGGCGACTTCGCCGACGACCGCGGCACCCCCGCCGGCTCCGCCCGCGCCACCGCCTGA
- the pstB gene encoding phosphate ABC transporter ATP-binding protein PstB, producing the protein MAQRIDVKDLNIYYGDFLAVQDVGMTIDPKSVTAFIGPSGCGKSTFLRTLNRMHEVIPGARVEGTVAMEGVDLYGDDVDPVAVRRQVGMVFQRPNPFPTMSIKENVLAGVKLNNKRISKSAAEELVETSLRGANLWNEVKDRLDRPGSGLSGGQQQRLCIARAIAVKPQVLLMDEPCSALDPISTLAIEDLIAELKDEYTIVIVTHNMQQAARVSDRTAFFNIAGTGKPGRLIEMDDTATMFSSPTQQATEDYISGRFG; encoded by the coding sequence ATGGCACAGCGCATCGACGTCAAGGACCTCAACATCTACTACGGCGACTTCCTCGCCGTGCAGGACGTCGGCATGACGATCGACCCCAAGTCCGTGACGGCCTTCATCGGCCCGTCCGGCTGCGGCAAGTCGACGTTCCTGCGGACCCTCAACCGCATGCACGAGGTCATCCCCGGCGCGCGCGTCGAGGGCACGGTCGCGATGGAGGGCGTCGACCTGTACGGGGACGACGTCGACCCGGTCGCCGTCCGCCGCCAGGTCGGCATGGTCTTCCAGCGGCCCAACCCGTTCCCGACGATGTCCATCAAGGAGAACGTCCTCGCCGGGGTGAAGCTCAACAACAAGCGGATCTCGAAGTCCGCGGCGGAGGAGCTCGTCGAGACCTCGCTGCGCGGCGCGAACCTGTGGAACGAGGTGAAGGACCGCCTCGACCGTCCCGGCTCGGGCCTCTCCGGCGGCCAGCAGCAGCGCCTGTGCATCGCGCGCGCCATCGCGGTCAAGCCGCAGGTGCTCCTCATGGACGAGCCCTGCTCGGCGCTCGACCCGATCTCCACGCTCGCGATCGAGGACCTCATCGCGGAGCTCAAGGACGAGTACACGATCGTCATCGTCACGCACAACATGCAGCAGGCGGCACGTGTGAGCGACCGCACGGCGTTCTTCAACATCGCGGGCACCGGCAAGCCGGGGCGCCTCATCGAGATGGACGACACCGCGACGATGTTCTCCTCGCCCACCCAGCAGGCGACAGAGGACTACATCTCCGGCCGCTTCGGGTGA
- the pstA gene encoding phosphate ABC transporter permease PstA translates to MSALSTSPARGASAPDPERTASVRALLRGADAGRRRKDRTMTVLMWGAFALAMVPLVSVAWTVVVHGMERFNVYFLTHSMRGVFGGMDAGGIYHAILGTLLITLGAAVISVPIGLLAAIYLVEYGRGPLARAVTFFVDVMTGIPSIVAGLFAYALFAVIFGPGVRMGIVGSVALSVLMIPVVVRSCEEMLRLVPNELREAAYALGVPKWLTVVRVVLRTSIAGITTGVMLAVARVIGETAPLLITVGVVDSINGNLFEGRMMTLPVYVYRQYSQGLVPCSNVTDVVCIPDINYDRAWAAALTLILIVMLLNLVGRLVTRWFAPKTLR, encoded by the coding sequence ATGAGCGCCCTCAGCACCAGCCCCGCGCGCGGGGCCTCCGCCCCCGACCCGGAGCGCACCGCGTCGGTGCGCGCGCTCCTGCGCGGCGCGGACGCCGGCCGCCGCCGCAAGGACCGCACGATGACGGTCCTCATGTGGGGCGCGTTCGCCCTCGCGATGGTGCCGCTCGTGTCCGTCGCGTGGACCGTCGTCGTGCACGGCATGGAGCGGTTCAACGTCTACTTCCTGACCCACTCGATGCGCGGCGTGTTCGGCGGCATGGACGCGGGCGGCATCTACCACGCGATCCTCGGCACGCTGCTCATCACGCTCGGCGCTGCGGTGATCTCGGTCCCGATCGGCCTGCTCGCCGCGATCTACCTCGTCGAGTACGGCCGCGGGCCGCTGGCCCGCGCGGTGACGTTCTTCGTCGACGTCATGACGGGCATCCCGTCGATCGTCGCCGGCCTCTTCGCCTACGCGCTCTTCGCCGTGATCTTCGGTCCTGGGGTGCGCATGGGCATCGTCGGTTCCGTCGCGCTGTCCGTCCTCATGATCCCCGTGGTCGTGCGCTCGTGCGAGGAGATGCTCCGGCTCGTCCCCAACGAGCTGCGCGAGGCGGCCTACGCGCTCGGCGTGCCCAAGTGGCTCACCGTCGTCCGCGTCGTGCTGCGGACGTCGATCGCCGGCATCACGACGGGCGTCATGCTCGCCGTCGCGCGCGTCATCGGCGAGACCGCGCCGCTCCTCATCACCGTGGGCGTCGTCGACTCCATCAACGGCAACCTCTTCGAGGGCCGCATGATGACCCTGCCGGTGTACGTGTACCGGCAGTACAGCCAGGGCCTGGTGCCCTGCAGCAACGTCACCGACGTCGTGTGCATCCCCGACATCAACTACGACCGGGCCTGGGCGGCCGCCCTGACGCTGATCCTCATCGTCATGCTGCTCAACCTCGTCGGGCGACTCGTCACCCGCTGGTTCGCCCCCAAGACCCTCCGCTAG